The sequence GAGGCGACGGACGTCGTCCAGAAGGAGATGTACACCTTCCAGGACGGCTCCGGCGACAGCATCACGCTACGTCCCGAGGGCACCGCACCGGCCGTTCGCGCCTACCTCGAGCACGGCAAGCACAAGGACCCGCAGCCGGTGAAGTACTGGTACATGAGCCAGTTCTTCCGCTACGAGCGCCCGCAGGCCGGCCGCTTCCGCCAGTTCTGGCAGATCGGCGCGGAGGCGATCGGATCGGCCGACCCGGCCGTCGACGCCGAGGTGATCCTGCTCCTCAGCGAGATCCTCGAGGCGATCGGCGCGCGGGACGTCAAGCTCGTGCTCGCCACGCTCGGCCAGCCCGAGTCGCGCGCCGCGTACCGCGAGGAGCTCAAGCAGTACCTGCGCGCGCACGAGGACCAGCTGAGCGAGGAGGTCAAGAGCCGCATCGACCTCAACCCGCTGCGCGCCTTCGACGCCAAGCACGAGTCCACGCAGCGGGTGATGGCCAACGCCCCGCGCCTGATCGACCGCCTCCCGCAGGAGGACCTGGACCACTTCGCCGAGGTGCAGGACCTGCTGACCGCGGCGGACCTCGCCTACACGGTCGACACGACGCTCGTCCGCGGCCTGGACTACTACACGCGCACGCTCTTCGAGTTCCAGTCCGGCGCGCTCGAGGCGGCGCAGAACACGCTGGGCGGCGGCGGTCGCTACGACGGGCTGGCCGAGCAGATCGGGGGGCAGCCGACGCCCGGCATGGGCTGGGCCGCCGGCGTCGAGCGGATGCTGATGGCCAGCACGCAGCCGACCCCGGTCGAGCCGCCCGTCGGCCTGTACGTCGCGTACGAGCCGGGCCACAAGACGGCGGCCTTCAAGCTCGCCTCCGACGCCCGGCGGGCGGGGCACAGCACCAGACTCGAACTCGCCGGACGCAGCCTGAAGGGCCAGCTCAAGCAGGCCTCCCGCAGCGGCGCCCGCTACGTTGCCATCTTCGGCGACGAAGGTGTCCAGCTGCGCGATCGCGACGGCGGCGAGGACAAGCTCGTCGCGCCCGAAACCGTCATGCACCACATCAGAGGATCGCTGTGAGACCACCCCGCGCCAACCTGTACCGCGACGCCTGGGCCGGCGAGCTCGACGCCGGACGGGTGGGTGAGAACGTGCGCGTGGCCGGCTGGGTCAACCGCCGGCGCGACCACGGCGGCGTGATCTTCATCGACCTGCGCGACCGGTCGGGGATCGTGCAGCTCACGTTCCATCCCGAGTCGCCGTCGTTCGCGCTCGCGGAGAAGCTGCGTCCCGAGCACGTGCTGACTGCGGCGGGCGAGCTGGTCAAGCGCGACGAGCGCAACGTCAACCCGAACCTCAAGACGGGCGAGGTGGAGCTCGACGTCAAGGAGGCCGAGCACCTCGCGGAGTCGCTGACGCCGCCGTTCGCGATCGACGAGGACGGCCAGGTGGACGAGATGATCCGCCTGCGTCACCGGATGCTCGACCTGCGCCGCCAGGGCATGCAGGAGTCGATGATCCTGCGGCACACGGTCAACCGGTCGATCCGCGACTTCCTGAACGCGAACGACTTCCTCGAGATCGAGACGCCGATCCTCACGCGCTCGACGCCCGAGGGCGCGCGCGACTTCCTGGTCCCGGCGCGCCTGAGCCCGGGTGCGTTCTACGCGCTCCCGCAGTCGCCGCAGCTGTTCAAGCAGCTGCTGATGATGAGCGGCTACGAGCGCTACTACCAGATCGCCCGCTGCTTCCGCGACGAGGACCTGCGCGCCGACCGCCAGCCGGAGTTCACCCAGCTCGACCTCGAGATGGGCTTCGTCGAGGAGGAGGACGTCCTCGGCACGATCGAAGGCCTGCTGTCGCGCGTCTTCGAGGACGCCGGCTTCCCCGCGCCCCCGGCGCCGTGGCCGCGCATGGCCTACGACGAGGCGCTGCTCAAGTACGGCTCGGACAAGCCGGACCTGCGCTTCGCGCTGGAGATCTCCGACCTCGCCGACGCGGTCGCCAACACCGAGTTCCGCGTCTTCAAGGGCGTGCTCGAGGGCGGCGGCGTCATCCGCGGCTTCAACGCCGGGCCGCGTGAGGCGTCCCGCAAGATCGCCGACGAGCTGACCGAGGTCGTCAAGCGCTACGGCGCCGGCGGCCTGGTGTGGGCGGTCGTCGAAGAGGGCGGCACATGGCGCTCGCCGGTCGCCAAGGCGCTCAGCGACGAGGACCGCGCGGCGATCGAACGGGCGCTCGAGGCCAAGCCGGGCGACCTGCTGTTGATCGTCGCCGACGCCCGCGCGAACGTTGCCGCCACCGCCCTGGGCGAGCTGCGGCTGGAGATCGCGCGCCGCTACGACCTGATCCCGGAAGGCCGCCACGAGCTCCTGTGGGTCGTGGACTTCCCGATGTTCGAGTGGAACGACGAGCAGAAGCGCTGGGACGCCCTGCACCACCCGTTCACGGCGCCGACCGGCTCGTTCGACGACCCCGGCTCCCTGCGCTCGCGCGCGTACGACATCGTGCTCAACGGCTCCGAGATCGGCGGCGGATCGATCCGCATCAACCGCCCCGAGGTCCAGCAGCAGGTGTTCACCGCACTCGGCATCTCCGAGGAGGAGGCGGACGCGCGCTTCGGCTTCCTGCTGGACGCGCTCAAGTACGGCGCGCCGCCGCACGGTGGCCTTGCGCTGGGCATCGACCGGATCGTGGCGATCCTCGCCAACCGCGACTCGATCCGCGACGTGATCGCGTTCCCGAAGACCGCGTCGGGGTCGGATCCGCTCACGGGTGCGCCGGCCGGCGTAGATGGCGCGCAGCTGAGCGAAGTCGGCATCAAGCTGACGGTCCCGCCGCCTCAGGGCTAGACCCCAAGCGGCTCAACCTCCGATGGGGAGGTGCCGATGGTGTGGATGTGAGCCAGATATCCATGCCCATGCGCATCCTCCTCATCGGCGCAGCCGTGTTCCTCGCCGCCTGGTTCACGGTCCTCAAGCCCGGCGGGGCGACGGAGGAGATCCCGCCCGTCACCGCCGCGAACACGACGCCCGCTCCGGGCGCGGCGGCCACGCCGGCGCCGGCGCAGGACACGACCGTCGCCGCCACGGCGATCCCGGCCGAGGTGCTCGCGAAGCTGCCGAAGGACGTCGCCAAGGCGATCAAGGCCCGCAAGACGCTCGTGCTGGGCGTGTTCACCGACGACGCGACGGACTACCGGCCGATGGCCGACGACGACCGCTACGTCCGCAACGCGCTCAAGAAGACCAACCGCTACAGGGGCGAGGTCTTCGCCAAGAACATCAGCGTCGCCGACCTGGTCGACTACGCCCCGCTCGTCAACGACCTGGGCGTCAAGCAGTCGCCGGCCGTCGTGGTCATCGACCGCGATCTCAAGGGCACGGTGCTCACCGGCTACGTCGACCGGATCGCCATCAACCAGGCGATCGCGGACGCCCGCCGCGAGTCCATCGACCCGTACATCACGGACGAGTACCTGCGCGACATCAACGCCGTCTGCGCGCGCTTCGCCCTGCACGAGACGCGCTTCTCGTTCCCGACGATCAGCGGCAAGAAGGCGGAGATCGCGGCCATCAAGCGCGGCGCGAAGCTCGACCGCCGGTGGATCGCCGCCGTCGAACGCGTGGACGCGCCGGCCAAGTGGAAGGGCCTGAAGGCGCACTACCTGCGCGTGCTGCGTCGCGACCTGGCCGGGATCAACGAGCTGCTGCGTCTGCACACGTCCGGCAAGGCGCTGCCGCGCAGCACCGGCGAGCTGATCGACCTCAAGGACGCCCGCAAGCTCGACCGGCGCTTCAACGACGCCGGTCTCACCGCCTGCGCCGAGCATCGCCGGTCGTAGACTCAAGCGGTCGTGGACCGCGAGCGCTTCGAAGAGCATCTCGCCGCGCCCAACGGGCGCGGCGCTCTGCGTTCCGGCGGTCATGACGGGCACGCCGGCGGTGCGCTCTGCGGCGACCTGATCCGCGTCTCGGTCCGCGTCGAGGGTGACCGCGTGGTCGCTGCGGGCTTCGAGGCCGACGGCTGCGGGGCGCTGACGGCGGCGGGCAGCGCCGCGGCGTACCTCGTCGAGGGCGAGCACCTCTTCGACGCCGCGCGCGTGGGGACGACCGCGATCGCGGAGGAGCTCGGCGGGCTGTCGCCCGGCAAGCTGCACGCGGCCGACCTGGCCGCGGACGCGCTGCACCGGGCGCTCGGCGCCGCGGCCCGCGGAGCGGCGGTGCCGTTCGACGACGAGCGCGTGCTGGTCGCGATGAGCGGCGGTGTGGACTCCGCCGTGGCGGGGCACCTGCTGCGCGAGAACGCGGTCGCGGTGACGCTCGAGCTCTGGCGCGACGAGGAGAACGACGCCGAGGCCTCCTGCTGCAGCGCGGACGCCGTCCGGCTCGCCCGGATGGTCGCGCACCAGATGGGCCTGCCGCACTTCACGCTGGACCTGCGGCCGGAGTTCCGCGCGGGCGTCGTCGACCCGTTCCTCGCCGGGTACGCGGCGGGGGAGACGCCCAACCCGTGCGTGTCCTGCAACGGCCACGTCCGCCTCGACGAGATGCTCACGCTGGCGGACCGGCTGGGCGCGCGCTGGCTGGCGACCGGCCACTACGCGCGCGTGACCGAGGATGGGCTCCTGCGCGCCGCCGCCGACCCCGCGAAGGACCAGTCGTACATGCTCGCGGCGCTGTCGCCGGCGTCGATCGCGCGGATGCGGTTCCCGCTCGCCGAGCTGACCAAGCCCGAGGTGCGGGCGATCGCCGCCGAGGCGGAGCTGCCCGTGGCCTCCCGCGCCGACTCGCAGGACCTGTGCTTCCTCGCCGGCACCGGCAAGGCCCGCTTCCTCGCCCGGCACGCCGGCCTGGAGGACCAGCCGGGTGAGATCGTCACCGCCTCCGGTGAGGTCGTCGGCGCGCATCAGGGCGCGCACCACTTCACGGTCGGCCAGCGCAAGGGCCTCGGCGTCTTCTCGCCCGAGCCGCTCTACGTGCTGCGGACGGAGGGCCGGCGCGTGGTCGTCGGCTCACGCGAGGACCTCGCCACCCGCCGCGTGCGCGTCCGTGGCGCGCGCCTGCACCGGCCGGGCTCAGAGGTGGACGCGGTGCGCCTGCGCTACCACTCGCGCCCGGTGCCCTGCCGCGTGGTCGGCGAGGGGCGCTCGCTCGAGCTGGAGCTGGACGAGCCGTTCCTCGGCGCCGCCCCCGGTCAGACGGCGTGCCTGCTGCGGGGCGACGTGGTCGTCGGCGTGGCGACGATCACCGCGTAGCCAGGTGCCAGGCCGCGACGCTCGCCGCGTCGCGGATCACGTTCTCGCGCACCATCGCGTCGACCTCCTCGACGGTGAAGCGCCGCACGATCAGGTCCTGCTCGGTCGCTTCCAACGCCTGCTCGCCGGGTTCGAGCCCGCTCGCGCGGAAGATGTCGACCGCCTGGTCGGAGATGCCGTAGGCGAAGTGCAGGCGCCCGAGGTGGTCCAGCCGGGCGGCGCGCAGCCCGGTCTCCTCCGCCAGCTCCCGCCGCGCGAGCGCCTCCGGGGCGATCTCGCCCGCTTCGATGGCGCCCTGCGGGAACTCCCAGAAGCGCTCCTTGACGGGATGGCGGTACTGCTCGACGAGCCAGACGTGGCCGGCGTCGAGCGGGACGATCAGCGCCGACGGCCCCTTCTCGATGAAGCCGTACAGGCCGGGGGTGCCGTCGGCGTGCTCGGTGCGATCCTCACGCACCCGCATCCAGCGGTTCTCGTACACGGTGCGGGTGGAGACGATGCGCATCGGGTCGCAGCCTAGACTGCCCTTCCGATGACCTCCGACGAGATCCGCGAGCGCTACCTCAGCTTCTTCGAGAGCCGTGACCACAAGCGCCTGCCGTCGGCGTCGCTCGTCCCCGCCGAGCACGATCCGTCGGTGCTGCTCACGACCGCGGGCATGCACCCGCTCAAGCCGTACTTCCAGGGGCGCGAGAAGCCGCCGCACCACCGCCTGACGTCGTGCCAGAAGTGCTTCCGCACCCCGGACATCGACCAGATCGGCCTGACGACCCGCCACCTGACGTGCTTCGAGATGCTGGGCAACTTCAGCATCGGCGACTACTTCAAGGCGGATGCGGCCCGGTTCGCGTGGGAGCTGTCGCTGGAGGGCTTCGGCTTCAACCCGGACGACATCTGGGTGACGGTCTTCGAGGGTGACGAGGAGCTCGGCCTCGGCCCGGACCAGGAGGCCATCGACATCTGGCTCGAGATCGGCGTCCCGCGCGAGCGGATCGTCCTCTGCCCGCGGTCGGAGAACTTCTGGCAGGCCGGCCCGACCGGTCCGTGCGGCCCGTGCAGCGAGCTCTATCTGGACCGCGGCCTGGACTTCGGCAAGGAAGACGACCTGCCCGGCGGCGACAACGAGCGCTTCCTGGAGTACTGGAACCTCGTGTTCATGCAGTTCGAGCAGAACCCGGTCGGGACGCTCACGCCGCTGCCGGCGCCGAGCATCGACACGGGCCTCGGCCTCAACCGCATGGCGCTGATCCAGCAGGGCGTCACCTCGATCTTCGAGACCGACCAGTTCGTGCCGCTGATCCAGCTCGGCGAGCAGCTGAGCGGCAAGACGTACGACTCTGGTGACGTCGCCGTGGACCGCGCGCTGCGCATCCTGGCCGACCACACGCGCGGGATGTCGTTCCTGATCGCTGACGGCGTCGTGCCCTCCAACGAGGACCGCGGCTACGTGCTACGTCGCCTGATGCGCCGCGCGATCGTGCAGGGCCGCCGGATCGGCATCGAGCCGGTGTTCCTGCCCAAGTACGCGCAGGTCGTGCGCGAGACGATGGGCAAGGCGTACCCGGAGCTGATCGAGCAGGCCGACACGGTCGACATGTGGCTCACGAACGAGGAAGAGAGCTTCAACCGCACGCTCGAGCAGGGCATGAAGATGCTCGAGGACGTGATCGAGACGGCGAAGCGCACCGGGGCCGAGGGCATCGGCGCCGACGAGGCCTTCCGCCTGCACGACACCTACGGGTTCCCGTTCGACCTGACGCTGGAGCTCGCGGCCGAGCGCGGCGTCGGGGTCGACGAGCGCGGCTTCGAGGACCTGATGGAGGAGCAGCGCACCCGGGCCCGCGCGAGCGCCGGGCGTGAGGGTGGGGAGGACGCGCGCGAGCAGCTGCGCGTGTTCGCCTCCTCCGCGGGCGAGCCGACCAAGTTCACGGGCTACGAGACGACCGAGCAGGCGACCGCGG comes from Solirubrobacter pauli and encodes:
- the hisS gene encoding histidine--tRNA ligase, producing MSKKIQAPRGTYDVLPDLAGERAGLESTAGKILGRAGYGRIETPTFEATQLFSRTVGEATDVVQKEMYTFQDGSGDSITLRPEGTAPAVRAYLEHGKHKDPQPVKYWYMSQFFRYERPQAGRFRQFWQIGAEAIGSADPAVDAEVILLLSEILEAIGARDVKLVLATLGQPESRAAYREELKQYLRAHEDQLSEEVKSRIDLNPLRAFDAKHESTQRVMANAPRLIDRLPQEDLDHFAEVQDLLTAADLAYTVDTTLVRGLDYYTRTLFEFQSGALEAAQNTLGGGGRYDGLAEQIGGQPTPGMGWAAGVERMLMASTQPTPVEPPVGLYVAYEPGHKTAAFKLASDARRAGHSTRLELAGRSLKGQLKQASRSGARYVAIFGDEGVQLRDRDGGEDKLVAPETVMHHIRGSL
- the aspS gene encoding aspartate--tRNA ligase; the protein is MRPPRANLYRDAWAGELDAGRVGENVRVAGWVNRRRDHGGVIFIDLRDRSGIVQLTFHPESPSFALAEKLRPEHVLTAAGELVKRDERNVNPNLKTGEVELDVKEAEHLAESLTPPFAIDEDGQVDEMIRLRHRMLDLRRQGMQESMILRHTVNRSIRDFLNANDFLEIETPILTRSTPEGARDFLVPARLSPGAFYALPQSPQLFKQLLMMSGYERYYQIARCFRDEDLRADRQPEFTQLDLEMGFVEEEDVLGTIEGLLSRVFEDAGFPAPPAPWPRMAYDEALLKYGSDKPDLRFALEISDLADAVANTEFRVFKGVLEGGGVIRGFNAGPREASRKIADELTEVVKRYGAGGLVWAVVEEGGTWRSPVAKALSDEDRAAIERALEAKPGDLLLIVADARANVAATALGELRLEIARRYDLIPEGRHELLWVVDFPMFEWNDEQKRWDALHHPFTAPTGSFDDPGSLRSRAYDIVLNGSEIGGGSIRINRPEVQQQVFTALGISEEEADARFGFLLDALKYGAPPHGGLALGIDRIVAILANRDSIRDVIAFPKTASGSDPLTGAPAGVDGAQLSEVGIKLTVPPPQG
- the mnmA gene encoding tRNA 2-thiouridine(34) synthase MnmA — translated: MDRERFEEHLAAPNGRGALRSGGHDGHAGGALCGDLIRVSVRVEGDRVVAAGFEADGCGALTAAGSAAAYLVEGEHLFDAARVGTTAIAEELGGLSPGKLHAADLAADALHRALGAAARGAAVPFDDERVLVAMSGGVDSAVAGHLLRENAVAVTLELWRDEENDAEASCCSADAVRLARMVAHQMGLPHFTLDLRPEFRAGVVDPFLAGYAAGETPNPCVSCNGHVRLDEMLTLADRLGARWLATGHYARVTEDGLLRAAADPAKDQSYMLAALSPASIARMRFPLAELTKPEVRAIAAEAELPVASRADSQDLCFLAGTGKARFLARHAGLEDQPGEIVTASGEVVGAHQGAHHFTVGQRKGLGVFSPEPLYVLRTEGRRVVVGSREDLATRRVRVRGARLHRPGSEVDAVRLRYHSRPVPCRVVGEGRSLELELDEPFLGAAPGQTACLLRGDVVVGVATITA
- a CDS encoding NUDIX domain-containing protein; protein product: MRIVSTRTVYENRWMRVREDRTEHADGTPGLYGFIEKGPSALIVPLDAGHVWLVEQYRHPVKERFWEFPQGAIEAGEIAPEALARRELAEETGLRAARLDHLGRLHFAYGISDQAVDIFRASGLEPGEQALEATEQDLIVRRFTVEEVDAMVRENVIRDAASVAAWHLATR
- the alaS gene encoding alanine--tRNA ligase; the protein is MTSDEIRERYLSFFESRDHKRLPSASLVPAEHDPSVLLTTAGMHPLKPYFQGREKPPHHRLTSCQKCFRTPDIDQIGLTTRHLTCFEMLGNFSIGDYFKADAARFAWELSLEGFGFNPDDIWVTVFEGDEELGLGPDQEAIDIWLEIGVPRERIVLCPRSENFWQAGPTGPCGPCSELYLDRGLDFGKEDDLPGGDNERFLEYWNLVFMQFEQNPVGTLTPLPAPSIDTGLGLNRMALIQQGVTSIFETDQFVPLIQLGEQLSGKTYDSGDVAVDRALRILADHTRGMSFLIADGVVPSNEDRGYVLRRLMRRAIVQGRRIGIEPVFLPKYAQVVRETMGKAYPELIEQADTVDMWLTNEEESFNRTLEQGMKMLEDVIETAKRTGAEGIGADEAFRLHDTYGFPFDLTLELAAERGVGVDERGFEDLMEEQRTRARASAGREGGEDAREQLRVFASSAGEPTKFTGYETTEQATAVASVAVEDGRVLAKLVESPFYATGGGQVHDGGVIECEDGNCSAKVVDVVRLGDDQALVLEPLTGELKDGERVWARVDRRARRATECNHTATHLLHAALRERLGTHVHQAGSYVGPDKLRFDFTHGSPLSAEDRAWVEDRVNAMVLENQPVRALTTTLDEAKSLGAMALFGEKYGDVVRMVEVGDGGFSRELCGGTHVRSTAEIGVFKITQETSSAANVRRIEAITGPLGVELLRRHDRELTAAAVALRTQPDTVAEAAETAVRKRREAEKALEKGAGAADTSVGEVVEIGGVKAVFEIREVPNPKALPDLADKLRGQLGDPAVVVLGAPGEGRASLLVSATPGAVAAGVKAGAIVKVAAAVVGGGGGGRDNMAQAGGKDPEKLPDALAAARAEIERALAGSGA